In the genome of Opitutia bacterium KCR 482, one region contains:
- a CDS encoding ATP synthase F0 subunit C, translating into MMNILADAVNQMGSISGSIQGALGCMGAALGVALVGMKSVDAVGRNPGAFGKIMVLGILGMALAEAVAFYALFLGK; encoded by the coding sequence ATGATGAACATATTGGCAGATGCGGTAAATCAAATGGGCTCGATAAGCGGCAGCATACAGGGCGCGCTCGGCTGCATGGGCGCGGCTCTCGGCGTAGCGCTGGTCGGCATGAAGTCGGTTGACGCGGTGGGCCGCAATCCGGGGGCGTTCGGTAAAATCATGGTTTTGGGCATTCTCGGAATGGCTCTGGCGGAAGCCGTTGCGTTCTACGCGCTCTTCCTCGGCAAATAA